One genomic window of Candidatus Shapirobacteria bacterium includes the following:
- a CDS encoding DUF1045 domain-containing protein, whose protein sequence is MDDTIVVNVVFNIENPLHDDIVEISLEIRDKYGSDWFVDDQRYFLHHPLYLFAAPKKNERKIIEISKKFLKSLSKVDVTIENLFFNQSGLVMIKFNDNKQIYDYHCQSLDLFNPLREGLVREKYRNQSFVQTLEKDEQKKLKEYGHIYVLDRYEPHVTIARIRDLDVCQQIVNEYRERLVGKQSSINKLQVHEAVFGPEGKSVLIVDEAIK, encoded by the coding sequence ATGGATGACACCATTGTTGTAAATGTCGTTTTCAATATTGAGAATCCGTTGCATGATGACATAGTGGAAATTTCACTTGAAATCAGAGATAAGTATGGTTCAGACTGGTTTGTAGATGACCAACGATATTTTCTTCACCATCCACTTTACCTATTTGCCGCTCCCAAAAAGAATGAGCGAAAAATTATTGAAATCTCAAAAAAATTTCTGAAAAGTTTGAGTAAAGTTGACGTGACCATTGAGAATTTGTTTTTCAATCAATCAGGATTAGTTATGATTAAGTTCAATGACAATAAACAGATATATGATTATCATTGCCAGTCCCTGGATTTGTTCAATCCCCTACGGGAGGGGTTGGTAAGAGAAAAATACCGAAATCAAAGTTTTGTCCAAACATTGGAGAAGGATGAACAGAAAAAGTTAAAAGAATATGGCCATATCTATGTTCTTGATCGCTATGAACCACATGTGACAATAGCCCGGATTAGGGATTTAGACGTATGTCAACAAATCGTAAATGAATATCGAGAACGATTGGTCGGAAAGCAATCCAGTATTAACAAACTACAAGTTCACGAAGCGGTGTTTGGACCGGAAGGGAAAAGTGTTTTAATAGTCGATGAAGCCATAAAATAG
- a CDS encoding ABC-2 family transporter protein, whose amino-acid sequence MASRYKKVFRSRAMIKQFLKDGKTHLKIFLSLAKHSIQRDMAYRLDFISNLVSSVGWVNYSLVLILVLNSVTGGFGGWDKSQMLLLIGSWMINNGLAYFFFYRNMKQVVNDVHKGDLDYVLIKPLDSQFFVSFRRVILNAMCGVIEGFIVVIYALTAMNVAPSPFDVIKYFILTAVSLSLYYSIWFFAASLSIHFILADNLFYAVPDLAEVSKFPGSAYPKNLEYVFSSLIPIILFTTFPAEAIMGQQSTLKFFYAIVVGIIFFCFTRWFWFWSLKRYTSASS is encoded by the coding sequence TTGGCAAGCAGGTATAAAAAAGTTTTCCGGAGTCGGGCTATGATTAAGCAGTTTTTAAAAGACGGTAAAACCCACCTAAAAATATTTCTTTCATTAGCCAAACACTCGATCCAAAGAGACATGGCCTATCGTTTGGACTTTATTAGTAACTTAGTTTCCAGTGTTGGATGGGTCAATTATTCTCTGGTTTTAATCTTAGTCTTAAACTCAGTTACTGGCGGTTTTGGCGGCTGGGACAAAAGCCAAATGTTGTTACTTATTGGTTCCTGGATGATTAATAACGGTCTGGCTTACTTTTTCTTTTATCGCAACATGAAACAGGTGGTAAATGATGTTCACAAAGGTGACCTTGATTATGTGCTTATTAAACCACTAGACAGTCAATTCTTCGTTTCTTTCCGCCGGGTTATTCTCAATGCTATGTGCGGGGTGATTGAAGGTTTCATTGTTGTTATCTATGCCTTGACCGCTATGAATGTTGCTCCATCACCTTTTGATGTTATAAAATATTTTATCCTCACCGCTGTTAGTTTATCCCTTTATTATTCCATTTGGTTCTTTGCCGCCTCTCTAAGTATTCACTTTATTCTTGCTGACAATTTATTTTATGCGGTACCCGATTTGGCTGAAGTTTCCAAATTTCCTGGTAGTGCTTATCCAAAAAATTTGGAATACGTCTTTTCTTCACTTATACCCATAATTTTGTTTACCACTTTTCCTGCCGAAGCTATCATGGGCCAACAATCTACTCTTAAATTTTTCTATGCCATCGTTGTTGGAATAATCTTTTTCTGTTTCACGCGGTGGTTCTGGTTTTGGTCGCTTAAACGTTATACTAGTGCCAGCTCATAA
- a CDS encoding glycosyltransferase family 2 protein produces the protein MRTQDGTDQIIRDICPFSDNEQVKGLLKDLASEFGFPRTKRVLTLYFDNDVRLRCDENDVFLGQKIKAKSMETYREAKMKSKYIGLVIGMLSTMGLKKAAISNVIEMTFVDEENFKLVYLGDTLISKHQFEISLLGIAKYKSKVLDKILKNKLGYSDLVEKTANIATEQIIDEMGVLNDKIISFCKETNLSLGQTTNTSYYYQICSVSNDYSGLAEFFKLITGHEICDPNPSPVNFIQRLPSVSVIIPAYNLSESVLKTLKSLERQDHEINYEVIIVDDCSKKPITEQLIQVQGELLHRPIIIRKEKNTGSAQARNVGASVASNDILLFVDGDVVLTPNYLYEHLIRHKLFNKSVLVSFKENVNFDDPRISYEAIQQGVLLPNYQNDLRVTKYIDKDTMGYYPSNYMERGDIFSILSETNYFKTLSYGRRIGNYDLPSMVIGHNFSIPNSFFRAIGGFDNKLIGYGLEDTFLGMVAVAAGAFIVPVLACGVYHIDHPTRRGDLNKLRQEFRENSEIIENFLSTSE, from the coding sequence ATGAGAACCCAAGACGGTACTGACCAAATAATCAGAGATATTTGTCCTTTCAGTGATAATGAACAGGTAAAAGGATTGCTAAAAGACTTAGCCAGTGAATTCGGCTTCCCCAGAACAAAAAGGGTTTTAACTCTGTATTTTGATAACGATGTGCGATTAAGATGTGATGAAAATGATGTATTTTTGGGTCAAAAGATAAAAGCGAAATCAATGGAAACATATAGAGAAGCCAAAATGAAGTCGAAGTATATTGGCTTGGTCATTGGTATGTTGTCGACAATGGGGCTAAAAAAAGCGGCTATAAGCAACGTAATAGAGATGACTTTTGTAGATGAGGAGAATTTTAAATTGGTTTACCTGGGTGACACTTTAATTTCCAAACATCAATTTGAGATTTCGTTATTGGGGATAGCTAAATATAAATCTAAAGTTTTAGACAAAATACTAAAAAACAAATTGGGGTATTCGGACTTGGTGGAGAAGACAGCAAATATTGCCACAGAACAGATTATCGATGAAATGGGGGTGTTAAATGACAAAATTATTAGTTTCTGCAAAGAAACAAACTTGAGTCTTGGTCAAACAACCAACACCTCCTATTATTATCAGATATGCTCTGTTTCAAATGATTACTCCGGACTAGCGGAATTTTTTAAATTAATTACTGGCCATGAAATATGTGATCCGAATCCGTCTCCAGTAAATTTTATCCAAAGGCTACCTTCTGTTTCTGTAATAATTCCCGCTTATAATCTGAGTGAGTCAGTCTTGAAAACCCTAAAGTCCCTTGAAAGACAGGACCATGAAATTAACTACGAAGTAATAATTGTAGACGATTGTTCGAAAAAACCAATTACAGAACAATTAATTCAAGTCCAGGGTGAATTGTTGCATCGACCGATAATAATTAGAAAAGAAAAAAATACCGGTAGTGCTCAAGCGAGGAATGTGGGTGCTTCTGTGGCTTCAAATGACATCCTATTGTTCGTTGACGGGGATGTGGTGTTGACTCCAAACTATTTATATGAACACCTAATCAGACATAAATTGTTCAACAAGTCCGTCCTGGTAAGCTTTAAAGAAAACGTAAATTTCGATGACCCAAGAATATCTTATGAGGCCATCCAGCAAGGTGTGCTTTTGCCAAATTATCAAAACGATCTACGAGTGACTAAATACATTGATAAGGACACTATGGGCTATTACCCCAGTAATTATATGGAGAGAGGAGACATTTTTTCAATATTATCTGAGACTAATTATTTTAAAACTTTAAGCTATGGCAGGAGAATAGGTAACTACGATTTACCATCGATGGTAATTGGCCACAACTTTTCTATACCCAACAGCTTCTTTCGGGCAATAGGTGGTTTTGATAATAAGCTAATTGGATATGGGCTAGAAGATACTTTTTTGGGTATGGTAGCCGTCGCTGCAGGCGCGTTTATAGTACCGGTATTGGCTTGTGGCGTGTATCATATCGATCACCCAACCAGACGAGGTGATTTAAATAAGTTAAGACAGGAATTCAGAGAAAATTCTGAAATTATCGAAAACTTTTTATCTACAAGTGAATAA
- a CDS encoding NUDIX hydrolase, with translation MNSNTKIVTVVRAVFRLENQYLVVEQINASGNTYLLFPGGHADPGESLVTAIKREVAEELNVEKCIPKKIIFVKETLTPFDRTFEYFFECEPSMYITDIRVKQKEYTGYEGIKRCLWKSAIDLETDNKFFPKHFFSKDNYQYLELNIDQYKDLYGNDRNIKALYI, from the coding sequence ATGAACAGTAATACAAAAATAGTAACCGTGGTTAGAGCGGTGTTTAGGCTCGAAAACCAATACTTGGTGGTAGAACAAATAAATGCATCGGGTAATACTTATTTATTGTTTCCCGGGGGACATGCCGATCCAGGAGAATCACTAGTTACAGCGATCAAACGGGAAGTGGCGGAGGAACTAAATGTCGAAAAGTGTATTCCCAAAAAGATTATTTTTGTCAAAGAGACGCTAACTCCATTTGATCGAACTTTTGAGTATTTCTTTGAGTGTGAACCAAGTATGTATATTACAGATATAAGAGTTAAACAGAAAGAATATACTGGATATGAAGGTATTAAACGATGTCTATGGAAAAGTGCAATAGATTTGGAAACAGACAATAAATTTTTCCCTAAACACTTCTTTTCCAAGGATAATTATCAATATTTGGAGCTAAACATAGATCAATACAAAGATTTGTATGGTAATGATAGAAATATTAAAGCTTTATACATATGA
- a CDS encoding HAD family hydrolase, translating into MNTLFLDFAETLGYRNISEFESDLKIISKYAELDPGLISKKYKGYLRISQFYDRSLSFKDFKAELEFTTKHFSRFLTKELDIPNGEFIGEKIATDKYQTLTHSFFPEVGDALTHYAKDSQIYILSDGRPSRRNTLDLLGLNQFCKGYFISDEVGFVKSDTGFYNKVLQKIGIKGKVYFIDDAIDNLNAFCKVLRVECILMDRKHLLDKKGLKYLVLDSLPSLLYLNERN; encoded by the coding sequence ATGAATACACTGTTTTTGGATTTTGCGGAAACTTTGGGCTATCGTAATATTTCAGAATTTGAGAGTGATTTAAAGATAATAAGCAAATATGCAGAACTTGATCCCGGATTAATTAGCAAAAAATATAAAGGCTATCTAAGGATCAGCCAATTTTACGATAGGTCTTTGAGCTTTAAGGACTTTAAAGCCGAACTGGAATTTACAACTAAACACTTTAGTCGCTTTTTGACTAAAGAGTTAGACATTCCTAATGGGGAATTTATAGGTGAAAAAATTGCAACTGATAAGTACCAAACACTTACCCATAGTTTTTTCCCTGAAGTAGGTGATGCTCTGACGCATTATGCGAAAGATAGTCAAATTTACATCCTATCGGATGGTAGACCGAGTAGGCGGAATACTTTGGATTTGCTAGGTTTAAACCAATTTTGTAAAGGGTATTTTATCTCCGACGAGGTCGGTTTTGTCAAAAGTGATACTGGTTTTTATAACAAAGTATTACAAAAAATAGGCATAAAAGGTAAGGTCTATTTTATAGATGATGCAATAGATAACCTTAATGCATTTTGTAAGGTATTGAGAGTCGAATGTATATTAATGGACAGAAAACATCTTCTAGATAAAAAGGGGTTAAAATATTTGGTGTTGGATAGCTTGCCATCACTGCTATATCTAAATGAAAGAAACTAG
- a CDS encoding DMT family transporter: protein MWLFFALLSGLLYTGSNLITRHILKKDNNDAWAFSFFFSAVGTLVSLPFMLLQPRFGTQFQSWLIILVVGILIVIQNLLNFVSSKYISPSVGGSITKFRLVWVMLLGIIILHESSNLFKIMGTLLTVISGVIIMKKFLKPKDMRGVAYAFGATIFYATVIILYKFLFSSFNSQSLTFFIFFIPMVINLLIMPNSIKRIGTLAKGNFKMVFVGCALGGLANLAMNQGLSLGEASKVLVIIESFLVITLIGEHFLLNERENLVTKIIAVISATVGAILIRIS from the coding sequence ATGTGGCTTTTTTTTGCTTTACTTTCCGGTTTACTTTACACGGGGTCTAATTTAATCACAAGGCATATCCTCAAAAAAGATAATAACGATGCTTGGGCTTTTTCTTTCTTTTTTAGCGCGGTGGGGACCCTGGTTAGCTTGCCTTTTATGCTACTTCAGCCAAGATTTGGCACTCAGTTTCAATCATGGCTGATCATATTGGTGGTAGGGATTCTGATTGTGATACAAAATTTGCTAAATTTTGTTTCCTCAAAATATATTTCCCCATCAGTGGGTGGATCAATTACAAAGTTTAGGCTGGTATGGGTAATGCTACTGGGGATTATTATCCTTCATGAATCTTCCAATTTGTTTAAGATTATGGGAACTTTATTGACGGTAATATCGGGAGTTATTATTATGAAAAAGTTTTTGAAACCAAAAGATATGCGAGGTGTGGCATACGCTTTTGGGGCCACAATATTTTATGCAACGGTTATTATTTTATACAAATTTTTATTTTCTTCATTCAACTCTCAGAGTCTGACGTTTTTTATTTTTTTTATACCAATGGTAATAAATTTACTGATTATGCCAAATTCAATCAAAAGGATTGGTACACTGGCCAAAGGTAATTTTAAGATGGTATTTGTAGGTTGTGCCCTGGGCGGACTAGCAAATCTGGCAATGAATCAGGGGTTATCCTTGGGAGAAGCCAGTAAAGTGTTGGTGATAATTGAGAGCTTCCTCGTGATTACATTAATAGGTGAGCATTTTTTATTGAACGAACGTGAGAATCTCGTTACAAAGATAATCGCGGTTATCTCTGCAACTGTCGGCGCCATATTGATTAGAATAAGTTAA
- a CDS encoding glycosyltransferase family 4 protein — protein MKIAIYQPRISYYVGGGEVVPLEMAKYFAKHNHEVTIVTARHPEGDSEYFRDFLKLNSAIKTVYLDIPRALKWIYNEKPGTNQLRWDYEAVHAGRLAQSYFEKNDFDILNVHYRVDILAANIRYPTVMFLHGVPAEAEYFDKVWYSFPNVKYISVSKYIGEKWSNLVGGLEYDVFTNGVDTSYFHPIDIIKDIDVLYFGRLVPVKGVSYLIEAIKILVGKNYSPKVVIAGKGNQREELEEQMKKLQLLKYIDFVGYVPQNQVLELYNRSKLLAAPSFDREGVLTTMLEAAACGVPTVTTNSCSMPEFITHTVNGLLAEPQDSMSLASEIEKILSNTSFAKRLGKEARKKAEAWNWENKSRELEKYFENAR, from the coding sequence ATGAAAATAGCTATTTATCAACCAAGAATTAGTTATTATGTTGGCGGCGGCGAAGTCGTACCTTTAGAGATGGCAAAGTATTTTGCTAAACATAATCACGAAGTAACCATTGTCACGGCCCGCCACCCGGAGGGTGATTCTGAATATTTCAGAGATTTTTTAAAGTTAAATTCTGCCATCAAAACAGTGTACCTTGATATTCCTCGTGCCTTAAAATGGATTTATAACGAAAAACCAGGGACCAACCAATTGAGATGGGACTACGAAGCAGTACACGCGGGGAGATTGGCTCAATCTTATTTTGAAAAAAATGATTTTGATATATTAAACGTACATTACCGCGTGGATATTCTGGCTGCCAATATTCGTTATCCGACAGTTATGTTTTTACATGGTGTGCCGGCTGAAGCAGAATATTTTGATAAGGTTTGGTATTCATTTCCAAACGTAAAATATATATCCGTTTCAAAGTACATTGGGGAAAAGTGGTCAAACTTGGTAGGAGGATTGGAATACGATGTCTTTACCAACGGTGTTGATACTTCTTATTTCCATCCGATAGATATCATCAAAGATATAGATGTTCTATATTTCGGAAGATTAGTTCCGGTCAAAGGAGTAAGTTATCTGATTGAGGCGATAAAAATCTTGGTTGGCAAAAACTATTCACCCAAGGTTGTCATTGCCGGAAAAGGTAACCAGAGAGAAGAGCTAGAAGAACAAATGAAGAAACTGCAATTATTAAAGTATATTGATTTTGTAGGATACGTACCACAGAATCAGGTTCTTGAGCTGTATAACCGCTCTAAATTACTGGCGGCTCCGTCTTTTGATAGAGAAGGCGTATTAACAACAATGCTAGAGGCTGCTGCTTGCGGAGTACCGACAGTAACTACAAATAGCTGTAGTATGCCTGAGTTCATAACCCACACCGTGAACGGATTGTTAGCGGAACCACAAGACTCGATGTCTTTAGCATCAGAAATAGAGAAGATACTAAGTAATACAAGCTTTGCCAAAAGATTGGGTAAAGAAGCAAGAAAGAAAGCCGAGGCTTGGAATTGGGAAAACAAATCCAGAGAATTAGAGAAATATTTTGAAAATGCTAGGTGA
- a CDS encoding LPO_1073/Vpar_1526 family protein: MAKISNQKSGDESTNLQAGRDITVNNHKVALFSIEEVAKQLMSSVFNELPDQTKRQIEKNQKSYFRTLSENLGKIIKQNNDLKKIIDSPDFQYISKTASISASRSSSLELHNNLSSLIIQRINNDDDDLKRIVFNEAIATIGKLTTNQLKIITLCYLLNYTLDGRIVSWEAYNNYLDSHIKPFLDFKDTEIEFQHIEYAGCGSIGIGSSDILNSYRKRYSFLFLNLIEKRQIDRLGLKDEIKKELVTLDPKEDKYLIRFINKIEVEAYLKEMKIDKELAKKLVTIYEGHIKNSIEIKKKIVDETNTGKELLELWEKSNLKHLFLTSVGIAIGASYFEQIIGEKIDIGMWIN, from the coding sequence ATGGCAAAGATAAGTAACCAAAAATCAGGTGATGAGTCGACAAATCTACAAGCCGGTAGAGATATTACTGTTAATAACCACAAAGTTGCCCTCTTTTCGATTGAAGAGGTAGCCAAGCAACTTATGAGCTCTGTTTTTAACGAACTACCAGATCAAACAAAAAGACAAATAGAAAAAAATCAAAAATCATACTTTCGGACTCTTTCAGAAAACCTAGGAAAAATAATAAAACAAAATAATGATTTAAAAAAGATTATTGATTCTCCCGACTTTCAATATATTTCTAAAACTGCATCAATTTCTGCAAGCCGGTCGTCTTCTTTGGAATTACACAACAATTTGTCATCGTTAATTATTCAAAGAATAAACAACGACGATGATGACTTGAAAAGAATTGTTTTTAATGAGGCAATTGCTACCATCGGCAAACTGACGACAAATCAACTAAAAATTATTACCCTGTGCTATTTATTGAACTATACATTAGACGGGAGAATAGTTTCTTGGGAAGCATATAATAATTATTTAGACTCACACATAAAGCCATTTTTGGATTTTAAGGATACAGAAATAGAATTTCAACACATTGAATATGCGGGGTGCGGAAGTATTGGAATTGGGAGTTCGGATATCCTGAATAGTTACCGAAAGCGGTACTCATTTTTGTTTTTAAATTTAATTGAGAAACGGCAAATTGACCGCCTTGGTCTTAAAGATGAAATCAAAAAGGAACTAGTTACTTTGGACCCGAAAGAAGACAAATATCTTATCAGATTTATAAATAAAATCGAGGTAGAAGCCTATTTAAAAGAGATGAAAATTGACAAGGAGCTTGCAAAAAAATTAGTAACTATTTATGAGGGTCATATAAAAAATAGCATAGAAATAAAAAAGAAAATAGTCGACGAAACAAACACCGGCAAAGAATTGTTAGAGTTGTGGGAGAAATCAAATCTCAAACACTTATTTTTGACATCTGTCGGAATTGCAATCGGGGCTAGTTATTTTGAACAAATAATTGGCGAAAAAATAGATATTGGTATGTGGATAAATTAA
- a CDS encoding NUDIX domain-containing protein yields the protein MKNIEPKVTEFFVFDGRKIQLSWFLGLPDPSLKVSQVSAYCIYIKKLILVKNKRGWGIPGGHPEDHETCEQALKRELYEEVGIEKNFQSKLIGWMKVEDPGNPGLEGKVSIQLRYVIILDELPAFTPNPEIFERRLVDINDFDKYVSWASSPTGRAQISALILNLI from the coding sequence ATGAAGAATATAGAGCCTAAAGTTACAGAATTCTTCGTCTTCGATGGTAGAAAGATTCAATTAAGTTGGTTTTTGGGTTTGCCAGATCCATCTCTAAAAGTTAGTCAGGTAAGTGCTTATTGTATCTATATAAAAAAGTTAATACTGGTGAAAAATAAGAGGGGTTGGGGTATACCGGGCGGACATCCGGAAGATCATGAAACATGTGAACAGGCACTGAAAAGAGAGTTGTATGAGGAGGTAGGTATTGAAAAGAATTTTCAATCCAAACTAATAGGTTGGATGAAAGTAGAAGACCCGGGAAATCCAGGCCTTGAGGGAAAAGTTAGTATTCAGCTGAGATATGTAATAATATTAGATGAACTACCAGCATTTACTCCTAACCCAGAAATCTTCGAACGGAGGCTGGTAGATATTAATGATTTTGACAAGTATGTCAGTTGGGCTTCTAGCCCGACCGGAAGAGCGCAAATCAGCGCGTTAATTTTAAATTTGATATGA
- a CDS encoding ABC transporter ATP-binding protein: MPTIKVNHLVKTYRTDKKEPGLIGSLKSFIKKKTVSVEAVKDVSFEIEKGELVGFIGPNGAGKTTTLKVLSGLLYPTSGQISILGYTPWERKRDYLKRMSLVMGQKNQLWWDLPAQETFQLNKEIYQVPSDSFNKTLNRLLDMLEFRHLMDIPVRKLSLGERMKAELIAALIHSPEVLFLDEPTIGLDVVMQERIRSFVKDFNQEFKSTIILTSHYMEDVKALCKRVIMINKGQIVFDGCLKDLVKKYTYHKTFEITLEKQVSRKELELIGEVKELNYPRAIIQVPKELAKQKAIEIYSHLPVEDLNIKEPDLADVVRAYFMASSTIKTLFPSGPNTAS, translated from the coding sequence ATGCCAACTATTAAAGTAAATCATTTAGTCAAAACCTATCGAACCGACAAAAAGGAACCCGGTTTAATTGGCTCATTAAAGTCCTTTATCAAGAAAAAAACAGTTTCGGTCGAGGCCGTTAAAGATGTTTCATTCGAAATTGAAAAAGGTGAGTTGGTTGGTTTTATTGGTCCCAATGGGGCCGGCAAAACCACCACCCTTAAAGTCTTAAGCGGTTTACTTTATCCAACATCAGGACAAATCTCAATCTTGGGCTACACCCCCTGGGAAAGAAAACGGGATTACTTAAAAAGGATGAGTTTAGTTATGGGTCAGAAAAATCAACTTTGGTGGGATCTTCCTGCCCAAGAAACTTTTCAGCTTAATAAAGAAATCTATCAGGTTCCTTCTGATTCTTTTAACAAGACACTAAATCGTTTATTAGATATGCTCGAGTTTCGCCACCTCATGGACATCCCGGTTCGAAAATTGTCATTGGGTGAAAGAATGAAAGCCGAATTGATCGCCGCTCTGATTCATTCTCCTGAAGTTTTATTTTTAGATGAACCCACTATTGGGTTGGATGTCGTTATGCAGGAACGTATTCGTAGTTTTGTAAAAGATTTTAATCAGGAATTTAAATCAACTATTATCCTGACTTCTCACTATATGGAAGATGTTAAAGCCCTGTGTAAACGGGTGATTATGATCAATAAAGGCCAGATTGTTTTTGATGGCTGTCTAAAAGATCTGGTTAAAAAATATACTTATCATAAAACTTTTGAAATTACCTTAGAAAAACAAGTTTCAAGAAAAGAGCTCGAGCTGATCGGGGAAGTAAAAGAACTAAACTACCCTCGAGCTATTATCCAAGTTCCAAAGGAACTCGCTAAACAAAAAGCCATCGAAATTTACTCACATCTTCCGGTTGAAGATCTAAACATTAAGGAACCCGATTTGGCTGATGTAGTCAGAGCCTATTTTATGGCTTCATCGACTATTAAAACACTTTTCCCTTCCGGTCCAAACACCGCTTCGTGA
- a CDS encoding class I SAM-dependent methyltransferase produces the protein MIKLNQENKKYWQKYKTGEIPSVPNLPPTTLLDNIHGPILDIGTGDGALAEQLAVQGHEVEAIDLAENIVRANMTRNSKVRYSLQDITQGTNFDGAYFDLAIFRFTLTNIHKESWRELGVEINRILKPTGKVWILEPLVSESYRRRYLLASKFIDEPHCVYVFKDKELAEKINTEAKLKQALANDLVSRIVKHYTIDELKSIFNTLKLNDHRVIEIISPSGFIIKTFEGVFSK, from the coding sequence ATGATAAAACTTAACCAAGAAAATAAAAAATATTGGCAAAAATATAAGACAGGAGAAATTCCTTCCGTGCCAAATTTACCGCCAACAACCTTACTAGATAATATCCATGGGCCAATTTTAGATATAGGCACGGGTGACGGAGCCTTGGCGGAACAACTTGCAGTACAGGGCCATGAGGTTGAAGCGATAGATCTTGCCGAGAACATAGTCCGGGCGAATATGACAAGAAACTCAAAAGTTCGATATTCGCTTCAAGATATTACTCAGGGAACAAATTTTGATGGGGCATATTTTGATTTGGCAATATTTCGATTCACATTAACTAACATTCACAAAGAATCGTGGAGAGAATTGGGAGTGGAGATTAATAGAATATTGAAACCGACAGGGAAAGTGTGGATTCTTGAACCTTTGGTTTCAGAAAGCTACCGACGAAGATATCTTTTAGCATCCAAATTTATTGACGAGCCTCATTGTGTATATGTTTTTAAGGATAAGGAACTTGCTGAAAAAATTAACACTGAGGCTAAATTAAAACAAGCACTGGCTAATGATTTGGTAAGCAGAATAGTGAAACACTATACGATTGATGAGTTAAAAAGTATTTTCAACACTTTAAAACTTAACGACCATAGGGTGATAGAAATTATATCCCCTTCCGGATTTATTATTAAAACATTTGAAGGGGTGTTTTCAAAATAA
- a CDS encoding NUDIX hydrolase has product MKETSSGQPEMVEWRGKRYLYQWIEGGNEHLFEPRTLVHIICFDNFGNVLIQHENDEWRFPGGGSEENESLEATVTREAIEETGIVPAEIQLLGAFKVQKLSAVESPYFQLCAFCRAGERRERIPSSENAEIDEVRFVSPVEIPEYIKWGKHGAEMFDTAWSHFRSLPEMTKEIVGPH; this is encoded by the coding sequence ATGAAAGAAACTAGTTCCGGTCAACCGGAGATGGTTGAGTGGAGAGGGAAAAGATATTTATATCAATGGATAGAGGGTGGGAATGAACATTTGTTTGAACCCCGAACTTTAGTCCATATTATATGTTTTGACAACTTTGGTAATGTTTTGATACAACACGAGAACGATGAATGGCGGTTTCCCGGAGGAGGAAGTGAGGAAAATGAATCACTCGAGGCTACAGTAACCAGAGAAGCCATAGAGGAAACTGGTATTGTGCCCGCAGAGATTCAGCTACTCGGTGCTTTTAAGGTCCAAAAATTGTCAGCAGTGGAAAGCCCATATTTTCAACTATGCGCATTTTGTAGAGCAGGTGAGAGACGGGAACGAATACCTTCCTCAGAAAATGCGGAGATCGATGAGGTAAGGTTCGTGTCACCTGTGGAAATTCCAGAATATATCAAATGGGGGAAGCACGGAGCAGAGATGTTTGATACTGCATGGTCACATTTTAGGTCACTGCCGGAAATGACTAAAGAAATAGTTGGGCCACATTAG